One Rosettibacter firmus genomic window carries:
- a CDS encoding T9SS type A sorting domain-containing protein yields MKSRFHFFILILVLSFYNLLAQYPQKYDSLKLVVIPAEKYHAYRPGLESKTGDTFTMEDSIAGFIGKGYMRANMAKGDGSITNAETINIKLSYNVEFVDTGVYYIWAFVYFPNDKSDSYFFGTDGKVVGQVAGQPRGVWSWHKGDKTIHIDSTGVHSLDFFGREPNALLDHIIITASATFDPNVNKEWESWGLPSFTQKSDTLGLVIMPAEKYDFYRPGLGIKTGDTFTMEDSVAGFIGQGYMKARMAKGDGNITNAETVNIKLSYIVDFVKTGTHYLWANVFFPDGNSDSYFFGIDGKVVGQVSGQPRGVWSWHKGTATFEIDTPGVHSIDFFGREPNALLDHIIITPNPNFDPNVNKEWKPKVIAFVSLPGKVDPATGEHLDKPFIDDLIAEGYEVYTLYHTSLETAQQSFIDSLNSADLVIIGRSGFSGDFGGTHKVAWNNIRSPLLLLQLWAARNNRLNWLPTGTTTSYDTGGEIIKAKIELPDDPVFTGVNIGVDSTINWCTTPYDFMGTTDGGNGVVLAREVNSLNVLFVRWEPWKEFYNGSIDRPAGYRTLIGNGNDHANATLGSPVNYYNFTQESKRIYLNEVARMVQLGKVEEPVSVSDAKNNIPSKYVLLQNYPNPFNPTTTIEFGLPEKSNVKISVYDILGRLVTTLLDKNLNAGYHKVTFNASNLTSGVYFYKIEAGNFVKVKKLMLIK; encoded by the coding sequence ATGAAATCAAGATTTCACTTTTTCATTTTAATTTTAGTATTATCTTTTTACAATTTATTAGCCCAATATCCGCAAAAGTATGATTCACTAAAATTAGTAGTAATCCCAGCAGAAAAATATCATGCATATCGTCCTGGATTAGAATCAAAAACTGGCGATACTTTTACAATGGAAGATTCTATTGCAGGCTTTATTGGGAAAGGCTATATGAGAGCCAATATGGCAAAAGGAGATGGTAGTATAACAAATGCAGAGACCATTAATATTAAACTTTCTTATAATGTAGAGTTTGTTGATACAGGAGTTTATTATATATGGGCATTTGTATATTTCCCGAATGATAAAAGTGATTCATACTTCTTTGGTACCGATGGAAAAGTAGTTGGACAGGTTGCTGGACAACCACGTGGTGTATGGTCATGGCATAAAGGAGATAAAACCATTCATATTGATTCAACAGGTGTTCATTCTCTTGATTTCTTTGGTCGTGAACCTAATGCACTTTTAGATCACATTATTATTACTGCAAGTGCTACTTTTGATCCAAATGTAAATAAAGAATGGGAAAGCTGGGGATTACCAAGTTTCACACAAAAATCTGATACACTTGGTTTAGTAATAATGCCAGCAGAAAAATATGATTTCTATCGTCCAGGTCTGGGTATTAAGACTGGTGATACTTTTACAATGGAAGATTCAGTTGCAGGCTTTATTGGACAGGGTTATATGAAAGCAAGAATGGCAAAAGGTGATGGGAATATTACAAATGCAGAAACAGTAAATATTAAGCTATCATATATTGTAGATTTTGTTAAAACAGGAACTCACTATTTGTGGGCAAATGTATTTTTCCCTGATGGAAACAGCGATTCATATTTCTTTGGAATTGATGGTAAAGTTGTAGGACAGGTTTCAGGACAACCACGTGGTGTATGGTCATGGCATAAAGGAACTGCAACCTTTGAAATTGATACACCTGGTGTCCATTCAATTGATTTCTTTGGACGTGAGCCAAATGCACTTTTAGACCATATCATTATTACACCGAATCCTAATTTCGATCCTAATGTAAATAAAGAATGGAAACCTAAAGTTATAGCATTTGTTAGCTTACCTGGTAAAGTTGATCCTGCTACAGGTGAACATTTAGACAAACCATTTATTGATGATTTAATAGCTGAAGGTTATGAAGTTTATACTTTATATCATACTTCACTTGAAACGGCACAGCAGAGTTTTATTGATAGTTTGAATTCAGCAGATCTGGTAATAATTGGACGTTCAGGTTTTAGTGGCGATTTTGGTGGTACACATAAAGTAGCATGGAACAATATTAGATCTCCTTTATTGCTACTTCAACTATGGGCAGCTCGTAACAATAGATTAAACTGGTTACCTACAGGTACAACAACTTCTTATGATACAGGTGGTGAAATTATAAAAGCAAAAATTGAATTACCTGATGATCCAGTTTTCACAGGCGTTAACATTGGTGTTGATAGTACAATTAATTGGTGTACTACTCCTTATGATTTTATGGGAACAACTGATGGTGGTAATGGTGTTGTGCTGGCACGCGAAGTTAATAGTTTGAATGTTTTATTTGTAAGATGGGAGCCCTGGAAAGAATTTTATAATGGTTCTATTGATCGACCAGCAGGTTATCGTACTTTAATAGGAAATGGGAATGATCATGCTAATGCAACACTGGGAAGTCCAGTAAACTATTATAATTTCACTCAGGAGTCTAAACGTATTTATCTGAACGAAGTTGCTCGTATGGTTCAATTAGGTAAAGTTGAAGAACCAGTTTCTGTGTCAGATGCTAAAAATAATATTCCGTCTAAATATGTTTTATTGCAAAATTATCCTAATCCTTTCAATCCCACTACAACTATTGAATTTGGATTACCTGAGAAAAGCAATGTAAAAATTTCTGTTTATGATATTCTTGGGAGATTGGTTACTACACTATTAGATAAAAACCTGAATGCTGGTTATCATAAAGTAACATTCAATGCTTCGAATCTTACTTCTGGTGTTTATTTCTATAAAATTGAAGCTGGTAATTTTGTAAAAGTTAAAAAGCTAATGTTAATCAAATGA
- a CDS encoding DUF6250 domain-containing protein, translating into MKRSVLNLVNQIWYTLISIFSLNIILFCNTVSAQDLKPIKLSWLGGTPPSLPSGISWGVPLPEGKIKTINQFQLKNSRGEILPLQSWPLAYWPDGSIKWIGLSTVVDGNSDKEFELSIIKKSNNISLNKKIEIKETDKNILINTGILECSIPKNGYNLFDFIKIDGNIISSGGSLVCILQNGDDSEIGTQPSKEKFIGEIEKVTVEQNGPVRSVIKIEGKHVSESGNRRWLSFIVRLYFYAGLQTIRIIHTFIYDGNQQYDFIRGLGLVFNVPLNEQLYNRHIRFSGDDGRLWAEPCQPLTGRFPLDRNDSIYSIQLTGERIAEIKTFSERQQFLINNWASWNDFKLIQLNADGFRILKRTNDKSAWIDAGYGKRSTGLAFVGDVSGGLAICLRDFWQSFPSALEISNIKKDTAQLKVWLWSPDAEKMDMRHYDTLAWGHNLIASYEDVQPGFSTATGVARTSELLLYASLNVPSYEILNKIALKGNNPPLLTVSPEYMHNIPVFGIWSLPDRSSKIKSWLEDQLEKAFEYYKLEVEQRHWYGFWNYGDIQHSYDAKRHTWKYDIGGYAWDNTELMPNMWLWYSYLRTGRQDIFRMAEAMTRHNSEVDVYHLGDFKGLGSRHNVIHWGCGAKEVRISQAALKRFYYYLTTDERTGDLMHEVVEAANEAIGKYDPLRMILEKSKYPTHARVGPDWLALVGNWMTEWERTNDTRYRDRILIGVNSLYEMPYGFFSGKDAAFGYDPKTYKLYRLNDNSIGSAHLSVLMGGPEVAFELTHLLKNEKWNKLWLQFCKLYAAPKEEIQKEFGVEAELGKPGSWYARLPAYYAKVTGDKSYAERAWKEFFNSGSRFQTNFEMEKFDEIQTLQPLYEIKWISTNNTAQWCLNAIELLDMIGDDIPENIPLPDDKIQTKNSVNQYEKSELLYEDNFDKDLSNWIIETKSSPHSKVEIKNGELVIDVEHGTTVWFNKKLSGNILIEYTRKVIVNNGYNDRLSDLNQFWMATDPRNENLFTRKGSFSEYDSLRLYYAGIGGNNNTTTRFRKYQGNGERTLLIDFQDKEHLLQPNKTYFIQIVVYNNTTKLFVDGKEYFTFTDSDPLTEGYFGFRTVKSHQVIDNFKVYRLK; encoded by the coding sequence ATGAAACGATCTGTGCTTAATCTTGTAAATCAAATCTGGTATACTTTGATTTCAATTTTTAGTTTGAATATAATTTTATTTTGTAATACTGTATCTGCACAGGATCTCAAACCGATTAAATTATCCTGGCTGGGAGGTACGCCCCCATCATTACCTTCTGGAATTAGCTGGGGTGTACCTCTCCCAGAAGGAAAGATTAAAACAATTAATCAGTTTCAACTAAAAAATTCCAGAGGAGAAATTCTTCCTTTACAATCATGGCCATTAGCATATTGGCCAGATGGCTCTATAAAATGGATTGGACTGAGTACAGTTGTTGATGGTAATTCTGATAAAGAATTTGAATTAAGTATTATAAAAAAGTCGAACAATATTTCTTTAAATAAAAAGATTGAGATAAAAGAAACTGATAAAAATATTCTTATTAATACTGGAATTCTGGAATGTAGTATTCCAAAAAATGGTTATAATCTTTTTGATTTTATTAAAATCGATGGTAACATAATTTCATCGGGTGGAAGTTTAGTGTGCATTTTGCAGAATGGAGACGATTCAGAAATTGGTACGCAACCTTCAAAAGAAAAATTTATTGGAGAAATTGAAAAAGTAACAGTTGAACAAAATGGGCCAGTAAGATCAGTAATCAAAATTGAAGGCAAACATGTATCAGAATCTGGAAATAGACGCTGGTTATCTTTTATTGTTCGACTCTATTTTTATGCAGGATTACAAACGATCAGGATTATTCATACATTTATTTATGATGGTAATCAACAATATGATTTTATTCGTGGTTTGGGATTAGTTTTTAATGTCCCACTAAATGAACAATTATATAATCGTCATATTCGTTTTTCTGGAGACGATGGAAGGCTATGGGCTGAACCATGTCAACCTTTAACAGGTCGATTTCCACTTGATAGAAATGATAGTATTTATTCAATTCAGTTAACTGGAGAACGCATTGCCGAAATCAAAACTTTTTCTGAAAGACAACAATTTTTAATTAATAACTGGGCAAGCTGGAACGATTTTAAATTAATTCAACTGAATGCAGATGGATTCAGAATATTAAAAAGAACAAATGATAAAAGTGCATGGATTGATGCTGGTTACGGTAAACGATCAACAGGTTTGGCTTTTGTTGGAGATGTATCTGGTGGATTGGCTATTTGTCTTCGTGATTTCTGGCAGTCTTTCCCTTCAGCTTTAGAAATTTCGAATATTAAAAAAGATACTGCACAATTGAAAGTATGGCTCTGGTCTCCCGATGCTGAAAAAATGGATATGAGACATTATGATACTCTTGCATGGGGACATAATTTAATTGCAAGTTACGAAGATGTTCAACCTGGATTCAGTACAGCAACTGGTGTTGCACGCACTTCTGAATTATTACTATACGCATCTTTGAATGTTCCTTCTTATGAAATATTGAATAAAATTGCTTTAAAAGGAAATAATCCACCTTTACTTACTGTTTCTCCAGAATATATGCATAATATTCCAGTATTCGGCATATGGAGTTTACCTGATCGTAGTTCAAAAATAAAAAGCTGGTTAGAAGATCAACTCGAAAAAGCTTTTGAATATTATAAACTGGAAGTAGAACAACGTCACTGGTATGGCTTCTGGAATTATGGCGATATACAACATAGCTATGATGCTAAGAGACACACATGGAAATATGATATAGGTGGCTATGCGTGGGATAATACTGAACTTATGCCTAATATGTGGTTATGGTATAGTTATTTACGAACAGGTCGACAGGATATATTTAGAATGGCAGAAGCTATGACACGTCATAATAGTGAAGTAGATGTTTATCATCTTGGTGATTTTAAAGGTCTCGGTTCACGACACAATGTGATTCATTGGGGATGCGGTGCAAAAGAAGTTCGTATTTCTCAAGCAGCTCTTAAACGTTTCTACTATTACTTAACTACAGATGAACGAACAGGAGATTTAATGCACGAAGTTGTTGAAGCTGCAAACGAAGCTATAGGTAAGTATGATCCATTACGTATGATACTTGAAAAAAGTAAATATCCAACTCATGCACGAGTTGGACCAGATTGGCTTGCACTTGTTGGGAACTGGATGACTGAATGGGAGCGAACAAATGATACTCGTTATCGTGATAGAATTTTAATTGGTGTGAATAGTTTGTATGAAATGCCTTATGGATTTTTTTCTGGTAAAGATGCTGCATTCGGTTATGATCCCAAGACTTACAAATTATATCGCTTGAATGATAATTCAATTGGTTCAGCTCATCTTTCAGTGTTAATGGGAGGTCCCGAAGTTGCTTTTGAATTAACTCATTTACTAAAAAATGAAAAGTGGAATAAACTATGGCTTCAATTCTGTAAATTATATGCAGCACCAAAAGAAGAAATTCAAAAAGAATTTGGTGTTGAAGCTGAATTGGGTAAACCAGGTTCATGGTATGCAAGATTACCTGCCTATTATGCAAAAGTTACAGGAGATAAATCTTATGCTGAAAGAGCATGGAAAGAATTTTTTAACTCTGGATCACGATTCCAAACAAATTTTGAAATGGAAAAATTTGATGAGATTCAAACCTTACAACCACTTTATGAAATTAAATGGATATCCACCAATAATACTGCACAATGGTGTTTAAATGCAATTGAATTACTTGATATGATTGGTGATGATATTCCTGAAAATATTCCTTTACCTGATGATAAAATTCAAACTAAGAATTCTGTTAATCAATATGAAAAAAGTGAATTACTTTACGAAGATAATTTTGATAAAGATTTGAGTAATTGGATTATAGAAACTAAAAGTTCTCCACACTCTAAAGTTGAAATAAAAAATGGTGAACTGGTTATTGATGTTGAACATGGAACGACTGTCTGGTTCAATAAAAAATTATCTGGTAATATCTTGATTGAATATACTCGAAAAGTTATTGTAAATAATGGTTACAACGATCGATTGTCTGACCTTAATCAATTCTGGATGGCTACTGATCCACGTAATGAAAATTTATTTACACGAAAAGGAAGTTTTTCTGAGTATGATTCTCTTAGACTTTATTATGCTGGTATAGGTGGAAATAATAATACTACCACACGTTTTAGAAAATATCAGGGAAATGGTGAACGCACTTTGTTAATCGATTTTCAGGATAAAGAACATCTATTACAACCTAACAAAACATATTTCATTCAAATAGTTGTTTATAACAATACAACAAAATTATTTGTTGATGGCAAAGAATATTTTACTTTTACAGACAGCGATCCACTAACCGAAGGTTATTTTGGTTTTAGAACTGTGAAATCACATCAAGTGATTGACAATTTTAAGGTATATCGACTTAAGTAA